In Longimicrobiales bacterium, the following are encoded in one genomic region:
- a CDS encoding cytochrome c, protein MATSRNAADTQMARVSGAAGRRRAGWAVLALVAITVPGCTRIDNALAKVPIFAFMHEAPSFDPYEHPLPPPPGSVPFMSANGESLAPMEASEAAFAAFEASPQGRNPLAQDDPIALELGRVMYERHCSVCHGPTGAADGPVAAVYPQGFVLPLNSGTALGRSDAYMYAVVRAGRGRMPAYGARMTHIERWAVVNYVNTLQGAAGAAPAQGTAPAPGAAPADTTVAPATPPTQQ, encoded by the coding sequence GCGCGGGCTGGGCGGTACTCGCGCTGGTCGCGATCACGGTGCCGGGCTGCACGCGCATCGACAATGCGCTCGCGAAGGTGCCGATCTTCGCGTTCATGCACGAGGCGCCGTCGTTCGACCCGTACGAGCATCCGCTGCCGCCGCCGCCGGGATCGGTGCCGTTCATGTCGGCGAACGGCGAGTCGCTCGCGCCGATGGAGGCATCGGAGGCGGCGTTCGCCGCGTTCGAGGCATCGCCACAGGGACGCAACCCGCTCGCGCAGGACGATCCGATCGCGCTGGAACTGGGCCGTGTGATGTACGAGCGGCACTGCTCCGTCTGTCACGGCCCGACCGGTGCGGCCGATGGGCCGGTCGCCGCCGTCTATCCACAGGGTTTCGTGCTGCCGCTCAACAGCGGCACCGCGCTCGGGCGCTCCGACGCCTACATGTACGCCGTCGTCCGGGCGGGCCGCGGCCGCATGCCCGCATATGGCGCGCGCATGACGCACATCGAGCGCTGGGCCGTCGTGAATTACGTGAACACCCTGCAGGGCGCTGCGGGCGCCGCGCCCGCCCAGGGCACGGCACCGGCCCCGGGCGCCGCACCGGCGGATACCACAGTGGCGCCGGCGACGCCGCCGACGCAGCAGTAG